The following are encoded together in the Panicum virgatum strain AP13 chromosome 6K, P.virgatum_v5, whole genome shotgun sequence genome:
- the LOC120712914 gene encoding berberine bridge enzyme-like Cyn d 4, whose protein sequence is MARTPMIALHLLVALCILSSVRTSSSAPSDVDGFIGCLSAAIPPSLIHTPATNSYSSLLLASVRNLRYVLPGTTRPLLIVAVTEPAHVQATVVCGRRHSVRIRTRSGGHDYEGLSYASVDPDQHFAVLDLGELRAISIDASRSEAWVGSGATLGELYYAAAAANQTFGFPAGNCPTVGVGGHLSGGGFGALSRKYGLSADQVIDAVVVDAEGRLLNRSTMGKDLFWAIRGGGGESFGVVLSWKVRLVAVPETVTVFSIRRLRNESAVDLITKWQAISPALPRDLYLRVLVQNQQANFIALFLGRCGGLVDTMRARFPELGMTEQDCQEMSWVKSTVFFFYNTADRPAEVLLDRRNANYYLKVKSDHVAEPIPGEALESIWTKWLEKPEAALIMLDPYGGRMRSIPPSATPFPHRDYLYQFQFFSFWFENGTAALERRLSWVRGVYEDLTPYVSKNPRAVYVNYRDLDIGTNELEGNVTSYAKARVWGEKYFKGNFKRLAAVKSMVDPDDFFRNEQSIPPLPAAKR, encoded by the coding sequence ATGGCACGAACACCCATGATCGCCTTGCACCTTCTCGTCGCCCTTTGCATCCTCTCCAGCGTAAGAACATCCTCTTCAGCTCCCAGCGATGTGGACGGATTCATCGGCTGCCTCTCCGCGGCCATTCCGCCTTCCCTCATCCACACCCCAGCGACCAACTCCTACTCTTCGCTCCTGCTGGCCTCCGTCCGGAACCTCCGCTACGTCTTGCCGGGCACCACGAGGCCGCTCCTGATCGTCGCGGTCACCGAGCCCGCCCATGTGCAGGCCACCGTGGtctgcggccgccgccacagcgTCCGCATCCGCACGCGCAGCGGCGGCCACGACTACGAGGGCCTCTCCTACGCCTCCGTCGACCCCGACCAGCACTTCGCCGTGCTCGACCTCGGCGAGCTCCGCGCGATCAGCATCGACGCCTCTAGATCCGAGGCCTGGGTCGGGTCAGGCGCGACGCTCGGGGAGCTCtactacgccgccgccgccgctaaccAGACGTTCGGGTTCCCCGCCGGCAACTGCCCcaccgtcggcgtcggcggccaccTGAGCGGCGGCGGGTTCGGCGCGCTGTCACGCAAGTACGGCCTCTCCGCCGACCAAGTCATCGacgcggtggtggtggacgcCGAGGGGAGGCTGCTGAACCGAAGCACCATGGGGAAGGACCTCTTCTGGGccatccgcggcggcggcggcgagagcttCGGCGTCGTCCTGTCCTGGAAGGTCCGGCTGGTGGCCGTGCCGGAGACCGTCACCGTGTTCAGCATCCGCCGGCTGCGGAACGAGTCCGCCGTCGACCTCATCACCAAGTGGCAGGCGATCTCGCCGGCGCTCCCCCGGGACCTCTACCTCCGCGTGCTGGTGCAGAACCAGCAGGCCAACTTCATCGCCCTGTTCCTCGGCCGGTGCGGCGGCCTCGTCGACACCATGCGAGCCCGCTTCCCGGAGCTCGGGATGACGGAGCAGGACTGCCAGGAGATGAGCTGGGTCAAGTCCaccgtcttcttcttctacaACACCGCCGACAGGCCGGCCGAGGTGCTCCTGGACCGGCGCAACGCCAACTACTACCTCAAGGTGAAGTCCGACCACGTCGCGGAGCCCATCCCGGGGGAGGCGCTGGAGAGCATCTGGACCaagtggctggagaagccggaGGCGGCGCTGATCATGCTTGACCCCTACGGCGGCCGGATGCGCAGCATCCCGCCGTCGGCGACGCCATTCCCGCACCGGGACTACCTCTACCAGTTCCAGTTCTTCTCCTTCTGGTTCGAGAacgggacggcggcgctggagcggcgGCTGAGCTGGGTGAGGGGGGTGTACGAGGACCTGACGCCGTACGTGTCCAAGAACCCCAGGGCTGTGTACGTGAACTACAGGGACCTGGACATCGGGACCAACGAGCTGGAGGGGAACGTGACCAGCTACGccaaggctagggtttggggggagAAGTACTTCAAGGGCAACTTCAAGAGGTTGGCGGCGGTGAAGAGCATGGTGGATCCTGACGACTTCTTCCGGAACGAGCAGAGCATCCCTCCTCTTCCTGCTGCGAAACGGTAG
- the LOC120713545 gene encoding BTB/POZ and MATH domain-containing protein 2-like, protein MSTNMIDSCSFTHQFKLNFEETKHVAIDHVVCSGDISAGGHLWRIECFPRGRRKKKDEAEHLSLFLNHLSEADDALAVFEAFVMVDDRDGASSSSSHRKRCAHIYTPKGSSKSDRGWPLFVERSVLGSLCLTDGSFVITCVVKILRLALDDVPPSDIRSQLGALLDSADGSDVSFAVGGEEFPAHRAVLAARSPVFKAQLLGSMADAKMASIVLHDIAPATFKLMLRFIYTDTFPADGLLTTATENLRDLLAAADRYALDRLKLLCARKLWDVVSTETIATILACAETYNCPELRKKCVNFFADEKNFKKAVLTDGFVQLVQKFPSVLGELRVKVVGA, encoded by the exons ATGAGCACCAACATGATCGACTCCTGTAGCTTCACGCATCAGTTCAAGCTCAACTTCGAGGAGACGAAGCACGTCGCCATCGACCACGTCGTCTGCTCCGGCGACATCTCCGCTGGGGGGCACCTCTGGAGGATCGAATGCTTCCCCCGCGGGCGACGGAAGAAGAAAGACGAGGCCGAgcacctctctctctttctcaatCATCTGAGCGAAGCCGACGACGCCCTAGCTGTCTTCGAGGCCTTCGTCATGGTGGACGACCGAGACGGCGCTTCATCATCCTCGTCCCATAGAAAAAGGTGCGCTCACATCTACACACCAAAGGGCTCCTCCAAGAGTGATCGGGGTTGGCCGCTGTTCGTGGAGCGAAGCGTCCTCGGGTCGCTCTGCCTCACTGACGGAtccttcgtcatcacgtgcgtGGTCAAG atactgagactggccttagacGACGTCCCGCCCTCCGACATACGGAGCCAACTCGGCGCCCTGCTGGATTCCGCGGACGGCTCCGACGTGTCGTtcgccgtcggcggcgaggagttCCCCGCTCACCGGGCGGTGCTCGCCGCCCGCTCTCCGGTGTTCAAGGCGCAGCTCCTGGGATCCATGGCGGACGCCAAGATGGCATCCATCGTCTTGCACGACATCGCGCCCGCGacgttcaagctcatgcttcgATTCATCTACACCGACACATTTCCGGCAGATGGCTTGCTCACAACTGCGACCGAGAACCTTCGAGACCTGCTCGCCGCGGCCGACCGCTACGCACTGGACCGCCTGAAGCTCCTGTGTGCCAGGAAGCTGTGGGATGTTGTGTCCACTGAAACGATTGCTACTATTTTGGCCTGTGCCGAGACGTACAACTGCCCGGAGCTGAGGAAGAAGTGCGTCAACTTCTTTGCGGACGAGAAGAACTTCAAGAAAGCCGTGCTGACCGATGGTTTTGTTCAGTTGGTGCAGAAGTTCCCGTCGGTTCTCGGCGAGCTCAGGGTGAAGGTCGTCGGGGCATAG
- the LOC120713546 gene encoding BTB/POZ and MATH domain-containing protein 2-like encodes MSSDSGSFEFNLDYSGTKNLVIGEYVCSKNFSAGGHRWRIICYPRGYSKEDNGEYLGIYLQLMSESKNVRAIFDASMKGRDGEPSSSHESCVKVFPPEGYDSWGHPQFVKRSDLESRYVTDGRATIVCVVTVDPVDVPPSDIGRHLGRLLDSADGSDVSFLVGGEEFPAHRVVLAARSPVFKALLLGSMADARMASITLHDIAPATFKVMLRFIYTDDLHDHEDKYDNELGGPTAEMVQDLLAAADRYALDRLKLLCARKLWDNVSVDRIGVTLACAEMYNCPELKKKCIDFFANEKNFKKVVLTDGFVQLVYEFPSVLAELREKVGA; translated from the coding sequence ATGTCGTCGGACTCTGGCTCCTTCGAGTTCAATCTCGACTACTCGGGAACCAAGAACCTCGTCATCGGCGAGTATGTCTGCTCCAAGAACTTCTCCGCCGGAGGGCACCGCTGGAGGATCATCTGCTACCCGCGCGGGTACAGCAAAGAGGATAATGGCGAGTACCTAGGCATTTATCTTCAGCTCATGAGCGAATCCAAAAACGTCAGAGCTATCTTCGACGCCTCCATGAAGGGAAGAGACGGCGAGCCATCTTCGTCCCACGAGAGCTGCGTGAAGGTTTTCCCACCCGAGGGTTACGACTCGTGGGGACACCCCCAGTTCGTGAAGCGAAGCGATCTCGAGTCTCGCTACGTCACCGACGGCCGGGCGACGATCGTGTGCGTGGTCACCGTCGACCCCGTGGACGTCCCGCCATCCGACATCGGGCGCCACCTCGGCCGCCTGCTGGATTCCGCGGACGGCTCCGACGTGTCGttcctcgtcggcggcgaggagttCCCTGCCCATCGGGTGGTgctcgccgcccgctcgccggtcTTTAAGGCGCTGCTCCTCGGATCCATGGCGGATGCCAGGATGGCATCCATCACCTTGCACGACATCGCGCCCGCGACGTTCAAGGTCATGCTTCGGTTCATCTACACTGACGATCTGCATGACCATGAAGACAAATATGATAACGAGCTTGGAGGCCCTACGGCAGAGATGGTTCAGGATCTACTCGCGGCAGCCGACCGCTACGCGCTGGACCGCTTGAAGCTACTGTGTGCCAGGAAGCTATGGGACAATGTGTCCGTTGACAGGATTGGTGTTACTCTGGCCTGTGCCGAGATGTACAACTGCCCGGAGCTGAAGAAGAAGTGCATCGACTTTTTTGCGAACGAGAAGAACTTCAAGAAAGTCGTGCTGACAGATGGTTTTGTTCAGCTGGTGTACGAGTTCCCGTCGGTTCTTGCTGAGCTCAGGGAGAAGGTCGGGGCGTAG